In one window of Methanosarcina vacuolata Z-761 DNA:
- a CDS encoding S-layer protein domain-containing protein, with amino-acid sequence MKRFVASALAALMLLTVFASAAMADDNTTSAASTVEIRGPVYNGSSLTDILANNAYGNGTITMDANKFAAFYYDIDNNVTTESLTIKNVAGTSGRTIGDNGLVYKTTIGNAEYENKDVDWGNYSVIGFFADKYIPLKSNAADKLAKLVLDSDDKYTLKTGDSLDLGDGYSLQAKQVDVDGNKVWLEFDKDGAYVDDEIVSTDSGDHTWTCKVDDVQGEDDVPVLKVHVNQVFQGAVDSIAQIDAIWLIDYANAIKINSDDEFGKLNDVSINGPTITISNDDTFSLTKDSDQEIGQGLYFKVADSNDLRFYAYKQQTTSGTYDVRGTVVSGTQSYTWTSDNFAGFFYDLKKNVGTETLSVSGVNGRTIPKNGLNYSTTVSKVDYNADDVFNGTYPVLGFFAQKYVPLKSTDASKLAKLVLDSDDKYTLKTGETLDLGDGYSLQAKQVDVDGNKVWLELDKDGEYVDDEIVSTDSGDHIWTCEVDDVQGEDNVPVLKVHVNQVFQGAVDSIAQIDGLWLIDYANAIKINTDDEFGKLNDVSINGPTITISNDDTFSLTKDSNQEIGEGMYFKVADSNVLRYYPYVEETIGNGTATTTLGNTTSIDNTTVTDNMSVTSTPVVNSTEETQDVNASTPTNMETPTTPDTSAAANNTTETQNKSPGFGVIPAVFGLLLVFYIVRKNR; translated from the coding sequence ATGAAGAGATTTGTAGCCAGTGCACTGGCAGCTCTCATGCTTCTGACTGTATTTGCATCCGCCGCAATGGCTGATGATAATACAACCTCAGCAGCGAGTACAGTTGAGATCCGCGGCCCTGTGTACAATGGCTCAAGTTTAACCGATATCCTTGCAAATAATGCATATGGTAACGGTACAATTACAATGGATGCTAACAAATTTGCAGCATTCTATTACGACATTGACAACAACGTGACAACCGAGTCTCTTACCATTAAGAACGTTGCTGGCACTTCTGGCAGGACTATCGGAGATAACGGTTTAGTATACAAGACAACAATCGGAAACGCCGAATACGAGAATAAAGATGTCGACTGGGGCAACTACAGTGTGATTGGCTTCTTTGCAGACAAATATATCCCACTGAAGTCCAACGCTGCTGACAAGCTTGCCAAACTCGTACTCGACAGTGACGACAAGTATACTCTCAAGACCGGAGACTCCCTTGACCTCGGTGACGGGTACTCTCTCCAGGCCAAGCAGGTCGATGTTGACGGAAATAAAGTCTGGCTTGAATTCGACAAAGACGGAGCATACGTCGATGACGAGATAGTCTCAACTGACTCTGGCGATCATACCTGGACTTGCAAAGTTGACGACGTTCAGGGCGAAGACGATGTTCCTGTCCTGAAGGTACATGTCAACCAGGTCTTCCAGGGCGCAGTCGACAGCATTGCACAGATTGATGCTATCTGGCTCATTGACTACGCAAACGCAATAAAGATCAACTCTGACGATGAATTCGGCAAACTCAACGATGTTTCCATCAACGGCCCAACCATTACCATCAGCAATGATGATACGTTCAGCCTGACTAAAGACTCTGATCAGGAAATCGGGCAAGGGTTATACTTCAAGGTTGCTGACTCCAATGATCTCAGGTTCTATGCCTACAAGCAGCAAACAACTTCTGGAACCTATGATGTAAGAGGAACCGTTGTTTCCGGCACACAGTCTTACACCTGGACTTCAGACAACTTTGCTGGATTCTTCTACGACCTGAAGAAGAACGTTGGAACCGAAACTCTGAGTGTTTCTGGCGTTAACGGAAGAACTATTCCTAAAAACGGCCTCAACTACAGCACCACTGTAAGCAAGGTTGATTATAATGCCGATGATGTATTCAACGGAACGTACCCAGTTCTCGGCTTCTTTGCGCAGAAGTATGTCCCACTGAAATCCACCGACGCCAGCAAGCTTGCCAAACTCGTTCTTGACAGTGACGACAAGTACACTCTCAAGACCGGCGAAACACTCGACCTCGGCGATGGGTACTCTCTCCAGGCCAAGCAGGTAGATGTTGACGGAAACAAAGTCTGGCTCGAGCTCGACAAAGACGGAGAATACGTCGATGACGAGATTGTCTCAACTGACTCCGGTGATCATATCTGGACTTGTGAAGTTGACGACGTTCAGGGAGAAGACAATGTTCCTGTCTTGAAGGTACATGTCAACCAGGTATTCCAGGGCGCAGTCGACAGCATTGCACAGATCGATGGCCTCTGGCTCATTGACTACGCAAACGCAATAAAGATCAACACTGACGACGAATTCGGCAAACTCAACGATGTTTCCATCAACGGTCCAACCATTACCATCAGCAATGATGATACATTCAGTCTGACTAAAGACTCTAACCAGGAAATCGGAGAGGGAATGTACTTCAAGGTCGCCGACTCCAATGTACTCAGATACTACCCATATGTTGAGGAGACCATTGGTAACGGAACGGCTACAACCACTCTGGGTAACACAACCAGCATCGATAACACAACAGTTACCGATAACATGAGTGTTACTTCAACTCCAGTTGTGAACAGCACTGAAGAAACTCAAGATGTAAACGCGAGCACTCCTACAAACATGGAGACTCCAACAACTCCAGATACATCAGCTGCTGCAAACAACACCACTGAAACACAGAACAAATCTCCTGGCTTTGGGGTTATCCCAGCAGTCTTCGGACTTCTGTTAGTCTTCTACATCGTCAGGAAGAACAGGTAA
- a CDS encoding phosphatase PAP2 family protein produces the protein MIMLSLIFSVPAGYYIFVPEPLRPKYYYRNLGSSGISDILPYVASATLIFILMDSQREISNFLGLSPSLNYDRYMLMLEGTKVSIFQSLANPTLTYFCGAVYLVGFPFLLIFTFILFLFSQDDETLKEYVISFTLIYLIAYVFYIFFPVDVTGHVLPGMVPLLYQLNPAILGIVTICSPGLNNCFPSLHAALSVMATMFILFKTDLRRYKVFAVVTTIFILFSILYLGIHWITDMIGGILLAFISYFLAIRVFKKRFKDESTHFYMR, from the coding sequence ATGATAATGCTGTCTCTTATATTTTCAGTACCTGCAGGCTATTATATTTTTGTGCCGGAACCTCTTCGGCCCAAATATTATTATAGAAACCTTGGGTCGTCTGGAATTTCAGATATTCTACCTTATGTAGCTTCGGCGACACTCATCTTTATACTTATGGATTCACAAAGAGAAATTTCAAACTTCCTGGGTCTCAGTCCCTCTCTTAATTATGATAGATATATGTTGATGCTGGAAGGTACTAAAGTGAGTATTTTCCAGAGCCTGGCCAATCCAACACTGACATACTTTTGCGGAGCAGTTTATCTGGTCGGATTTCCGTTCCTTCTAATCTTTACATTTATATTATTCCTGTTTAGCCAGGATGATGAGACTCTTAAAGAATATGTAATTTCTTTCACGCTTATATATTTGATAGCTTACGTTTTTTACATATTTTTCCCAGTAGATGTGACAGGGCATGTGTTGCCAGGAATGGTTCCTTTGCTATATCAATTGAATCCGGCCATCCTGGGGATAGTAACTATCTGTAGTCCCGGTCTTAACAATTGCTTCCCAAGCCTGCATGCTGCACTCTCGGTAATGGCAACGATGTTTATACTTTTCAAGACCGATCTCAGGCGTTACAAGGTTTTTGCGGTAGTAACAACCATTTTCATCCTTTTTTCAATACTGTATCTTGGCATACACTGGATCACGGATATGATTGGCGGAATTCTACTCGCTTTTATTTCTTATTTCTTAGCTATTCGAGTTTTTAAAAAGAGGTTCAAGGATGAAAGTACTCATTTTTATATGCGGTGA
- a CDS encoding winged helix-turn-helix transcriptional regulator: protein MEFELETRRRIYEQIKKSPGIHFRELERRLQMVVGNLQYHLQYMEKKNLIRASNDGDYVRYFVKDRSLSETERKIMSFLRRSGCRHILIQLLNNPDMNNKELSQAVGLSPSTISWNLNKLVEAGIIEREKTGRISKFTVIDPLAIAELLICYKESFLDTLVDGFIEMWEFKNSK from the coding sequence ATGGAATTCGAACTAGAGACTAGAAGAAGAATTTACGAACAAATTAAAAAATCTCCTGGTATTCACTTCCGGGAACTTGAGCGGAGGCTGCAGATGGTAGTTGGCAACCTGCAGTACCACCTTCAGTATATGGAAAAGAAAAATCTGATAAGGGCTTCGAATGATGGAGATTATGTACGTTATTTCGTAAAAGACAGGAGCTTAAGCGAAACCGAGAGAAAAATAATGTCTTTCTTAAGAAGATCCGGTTGCAGACACATCCTTATTCAGCTTCTCAATAATCCGGATATGAATAACAAAGAACTCTCTCAGGCCGTTGGTCTCTCTCCTTCAACTATTTCCTGGAACCTGAACAAACTTGTAGAAGCCGGAATAATTGAAAGAGAAAAAACCGGCAGGATAAGTAAATTCACAGTCATTGACCCTCTCGCGATTGCAGAACTCCTTATATGCTACAAAGAAAGTTTTCTCGATACTCTGGTTGATGGTTTTATTGAAATGTGGGAATTCAAAAACTCTAAATAA
- a CDS encoding YqaA family protein → MLEALSSFITNYGYLNLFVLSFLASTVLPLGSEALVVALIYQGFNPFAVVLVATSGNYLGSCTTYYLGLKGRPILEKFLSPSPEKLEKSERLFKKYGLYTLLFTWVPGIGDAITMVAGLMQLPFRYFSILVFLGKFGRYFAIAYLTAFFSN, encoded by the coding sequence ATGCTTGAAGCTTTGAGTTCCTTTATTACCAATTATGGTTATCTGAACCTCTTTGTCCTTAGCTTCCTAGCTTCCACGGTTTTGCCGTTAGGATCGGAAGCACTGGTAGTCGCTCTCATTTATCAGGGCTTTAACCCATTTGCTGTCGTTCTGGTAGCGACTTCAGGCAATTATCTCGGATCGTGCACAACTTATTATCTCGGGCTTAAAGGGCGTCCGATACTTGAGAAGTTCCTTTCTCCTTCTCCGGAGAAGCTTGAGAAAAGTGAAAGGCTCTTTAAAAAATATGGTCTTTACACTCTTCTTTTTACCTGGGTGCCAGGTATCGGAGACGCGATTACCATGGTTGCCGGGCTGATGCAGCTTCCTTTTCGATACTTTTCTATCCTGGTTTTCCTTGGGAAATTCGGACGGTATTTTGCTATTGCTTATCTGACAGCTTTTTTCAGCAATTGA
- the cca gene encoding CCA tRNA nucleotidyltransferase — protein sequence MEMCTGIPEELKFAVLERIKPTEPEREKLFTIQEELASKVKMAAEKLGVSGVLVKMVGSAARGTWLSGTHDIDVFISFPEETSRKELETLGMAVAREVARHAEHAEDRHAEHPYLNITYKGFDVDLVPCFRVASASQIKSAVDRTPFHNDFVKPRIKGHEDEVLLLKQFMRGGGVYGSELKTQGFSGYLTELLVIHYGSFKDTVCAACSWKPGEKIDIMQHGEIKHEEPLVVVDPTDPRRNVAAALSLDKFCMFIDHCREFLKSPELSFFFSPSLLPLEDREILEKLENRKSSQLAVVFKTPDVVEDVLFPQLYKMEQAVSALLKEYDFAVIKTGVWSGKTETAVVLELISSTLPNVKKHVGPPVWVKVHAEKFKEKYQAADDVFGGYIENGKYVFEIRRKYPTARELLEDRLMSCSLGKQVHQSVNEGFEILENAEICRLKDSNFRIFLSGWM from the coding sequence ATGGAAATGTGTACAGGTATTCCCGAAGAATTAAAATTTGCAGTCCTTGAAAGAATAAAACCCACTGAACCTGAAAGAGAAAAACTTTTTACGATACAGGAAGAGCTCGCCTCGAAGGTAAAAATGGCAGCAGAAAAACTTGGCGTATCAGGCGTGCTTGTAAAAATGGTGGGCTCTGCTGCTCGAGGCACCTGGCTTTCAGGCACTCATGATATTGATGTTTTTATAAGCTTTCCTGAAGAAACTTCCAGAAAGGAACTGGAAACTCTGGGTATGGCAGTTGCAAGAGAGGTGGCAAGACACGCCGAGCATGCCGAAGATCGCCATGCTGAGCATCCCTACCTTAATATTACATACAAAGGCTTTGATGTAGACCTTGTCCCCTGCTTCAGGGTTGCCTCGGCTTCCCAAATCAAATCTGCAGTTGACAGAACGCCTTTTCATAATGATTTTGTCAAACCCCGCATAAAAGGACATGAAGACGAAGTCCTGCTGTTGAAGCAGTTTATGCGTGGGGGCGGAGTCTATGGCTCGGAACTCAAGACCCAGGGCTTTTCAGGCTATCTGACCGAACTTCTGGTAATCCATTACGGCTCTTTCAAAGACACCGTCTGTGCAGCCTGTTCCTGGAAGCCAGGCGAAAAAATTGATATAATGCAACATGGGGAAATCAAGCACGAAGAACCTCTTGTAGTGGTCGACCCGACCGATCCCAGGAGGAACGTGGCAGCAGCCCTTTCTCTAGACAAATTCTGCATGTTTATAGACCATTGCAGGGAATTCCTGAAAAGCCCAGAGCTCAGTTTCTTTTTTTCACCCTCTCTCCTACCTCTTGAGGACCGTGAAATCCTGGAAAAGCTTGAAAACCGAAAAAGCTCACAGCTTGCAGTCGTTTTCAAAACTCCAGACGTTGTAGAGGATGTCCTCTTTCCGCAGCTCTATAAAATGGAACAGGCAGTTAGCGCCCTTCTAAAAGAATATGATTTTGCAGTGATAAAAACCGGCGTCTGGTCAGGCAAAACCGAGACCGCAGTTGTTCTGGAACTTATCTCAAGTACCCTCCCCAACGTGAAAAAGCACGTCGGTCCCCCTGTCTGGGTAAAAGTACACGCTGAGAAGTTCAAGGAAAAATATCAAGCAGCAGACGATGTTTTTGGAGGCTATATCGAAAACGGGAAATACGTCTTTGAAATCCGGCGCAAGTACCCAACGGCAAGAGAACTTCTCGAAGACCGGCTTATGAGCTGCTCCCTTGGAAAACAGGTGCATCAAAGCGTAAATGAGGGTTTTGAAATTCTTGAGAATGCCGAGATTTGTAGATTAAAAGATTCAAACTTTAGAATTTTTTTGAGTGGTTGGATGTAA
- a CDS encoding COG4705 family protein produces the protein MANIQSDKFNTSEIVRKVPEITLMFWIIKIFATTLGETGGDTVTMSMNLGYLAGTMIFTLFFVATVITQIREKKLNPYTYWITIIATTTLGTTLADFCTRSLGIGYAGGSTLLLVLLLGSLFIWKRTMGSVSVDTVNSPKTEMFYWGTIMFSQTLGTALGDWTADTMGLGYSGAAIVFGTLLLLVAAAYFWTKISSTALFWAAFILTRPLGAVVGDFLDKPISSGGLALSRYSASAVLLICILSLIVLSERRASLQKCYD, from the coding sequence ATGGCGAACATTCAATCCGATAAATTCAATACAAGCGAAATAGTTCGCAAGGTCCCAGAAATAACGCTTATGTTCTGGATCATCAAGATATTTGCCACCACGCTTGGTGAGACTGGTGGGGACACCGTTACCATGTCCATGAATCTGGGTTATCTTGCTGGCACGATGATTTTTACTTTGTTTTTTGTCGCCACTGTTATCACACAGATCCGCGAAAAGAAGCTCAACCCGTACACCTATTGGATAACCATCATCGCCACGACAACATTAGGCACGACATTGGCTGATTTTTGTACTCGGTCTTTGGGAATCGGATATGCGGGCGGGTCCACCCTGCTTTTAGTGCTTCTCCTGGGATCACTGTTCATCTGGAAGCGCACCATGGGATCTGTTTCTGTAGATACCGTTAATTCTCCGAAAACAGAAATGTTCTATTGGGGAACGATCATGTTCTCTCAAACCTTAGGTACGGCTCTTGGTGATTGGACTGCTGATACAATGGGCCTGGGCTATTCCGGCGCTGCGATAGTATTTGGCACCCTGTTATTACTTGTTGCGGCGGCATACTTCTGGACCAAAATATCTTCCACTGCACTTTTCTGGGCAGCATTTATTCTTACGCGACCGCTCGGGGCAGTAGTTGGTGACTTTTTGGATAAACCGATAAGTTCCGGAGGATTGGCGTTGAGCCGCTACTCAGCATCAGCAGTGTTGCTTATTTGTATTTTGTCTTTAATCGTTTTATCTGAACGAAGAGCTAGCCTGCAAAAATGCTATGATTAA
- a CDS encoding S-layer protein domain-containing protein — MGIKSYIKILCLFLAFGLLCLSAAAQASDATGNRIWDEKANESLTYTWTPQTYSGFYYDLDTGEGSENLTVQLSKGSRTIGKKNLQYETVPIKTDFEYGNWGSYDVIGFMAERYFAGYTANSSFADKEISVISDGQLSKVLIDSDDRKSLYTGSSLVLDEGYSLNMVEVDINGNSVWVQLEKDGNIVDEAFLSSNSDYVYKADLGDTEDVPIIAVHFSQIFSGRETNAVFVNGIFQISDQYVKVQNGDDFGEMEVSSTSSSGIKMSNSDAISLSKGDTIDIMGKLSFVVADANELRFAPIVETSEPGTYELRGTVHDDKFDTMVWTPFNFEGFYYNIDENISTESLVIEKLDGRTIDDEALVYSTKPENVKFEHEGWGSYEVVGFMAEKYFAGYPENTLGNSKGISVLSDSVLAKVLIDDNDKKSLFTGSSLALENGYSLKATEVDVNGKNVLFELYKNGKLLDSGIVSQGGDYIYETDIGGAENVPMIAVHVSTVFRSTETDAVFVEGIYQISDDYLEISGGDSFGEMKITSISDSGITMKNEDSISLSKDEVVDLMGNVKFKVADSSVLRFYPFVETETAAGDQLDIEMPDALVVGKQTEILVTARNVSVVGAEVSVGNKSIGTTGDSGNLTFTPSNEGSFTVTASREGYVSGTKDVDVLAQGVLKLLVSVSPETVREGDQIDIKVTDSEENKPVSGADVFFGGQIIDAQTDAKGITSYLVTSPGTYVINATKTGYEEGETQVEVAEKVAQFAFSDLTIQPASVEAGTAVNIKVNAVNNGDVTGNSTVELLVNNESVDSQNITLNPGENKSIEFSHTEGEPGTYTVEVGGLDKSYEVTKKSPFFSGMATLGILAIAFVILRKKRN, encoded by the coding sequence ATGGGGATTAAAAGCTACATCAAGATTTTATGTTTATTTCTGGCATTTGGGCTTTTGTGCCTAAGTGCAGCTGCCCAGGCTTCAGATGCAACAGGCAACCGTATCTGGGATGAAAAGGCAAATGAGAGCCTTACCTACACATGGACTCCTCAGACTTACTCGGGCTTTTATTATGACCTGGATACTGGAGAAGGTTCCGAGAATCTGACAGTCCAACTCAGTAAGGGCAGCCGGACAATTGGAAAGAAAAATCTGCAGTATGAAACAGTACCCATAAAGACCGATTTTGAATATGGAAATTGGGGTTCTTATGATGTTATAGGGTTTATGGCAGAGCGCTACTTTGCAGGGTACACCGCAAACTCAAGTTTTGCAGATAAAGAGATTAGCGTTATCTCGGACGGGCAGCTTTCAAAAGTCCTGATAGACTCCGATGATAGGAAATCCCTGTACACGGGCTCTTCTCTTGTTCTTGACGAAGGATACTCCCTGAATATGGTTGAGGTTGATATTAATGGAAATAGCGTCTGGGTACAGCTTGAAAAGGACGGCAATATAGTTGACGAAGCTTTCCTGTCCTCTAATAGCGACTATGTATACAAAGCCGACCTCGGGGATACCGAAGATGTGCCCATAATTGCAGTCCATTTTTCCCAGATATTTAGCGGCAGAGAGACAAATGCGGTTTTCGTGAACGGAATTTTCCAGATATCGGACCAGTACGTGAAAGTTCAGAATGGTGATGATTTTGGGGAAATGGAGGTAAGTTCCACCTCAAGTTCAGGCATAAAAATGAGCAACAGCGACGCTATCTCGCTTAGCAAGGGCGACACTATTGACATCATGGGTAAACTGAGTTTTGTTGTGGCTGATGCCAATGAACTTCGTTTTGCTCCAATAGTTGAAACATCCGAACCCGGAACCTACGAATTAAGGGGAACGGTACACGATGATAAGTTTGATACCATGGTCTGGACGCCTTTTAACTTCGAAGGTTTCTATTATAACATCGACGAAAATATTTCCACTGAAAGCCTTGTCATTGAAAAGCTTGATGGCAGGACAATTGATGATGAAGCCCTCGTCTATTCTACAAAGCCTGAAAATGTCAAATTTGAACATGAGGGCTGGGGAAGTTATGAAGTTGTCGGATTTATGGCAGAGAAATATTTTGCAGGATATCCTGAAAACACTCTTGGAAATTCGAAGGGCATAAGTGTACTTTCTGACAGTGTCCTTGCAAAAGTTTTGATTGATGACAATGACAAAAAATCCCTGTTCACTGGTTCTTCTTTAGCCCTGGAGAACGGCTACTCCCTTAAGGCAACCGAGGTCGATGTTAATGGGAAAAACGTACTCTTCGAGCTTTACAAAAATGGAAAACTCCTTGACTCTGGAATAGTTTCCCAGGGTGGGGACTATATTTATGAAACCGATATAGGAGGGGCTGAAAATGTTCCGATGATTGCGGTCCATGTAAGTACGGTCTTCCGTTCCACAGAAACAGATGCCGTGTTTGTGGAGGGAATTTACCAGATTTCGGATGATTACCTGGAAATCTCTGGGGGAGATTCTTTCGGTGAAATGAAAATAACTTCGATTTCCGACTCAGGCATCACAATGAAAAACGAGGATTCAATCTCCCTTTCAAAGGATGAGGTTGTAGACCTGATGGGCAATGTCAAATTCAAGGTTGCCGATTCTTCAGTCCTGCGCTTTTATCCCTTTGTCGAAACCGAGACTGCAGCAGGAGATCAACTGGATATCGAAATGCCCGACGCACTTGTAGTTGGTAAGCAGACTGAAATCCTGGTAACTGCGAGAAATGTTTCAGTCGTTGGTGCTGAAGTGTCTGTTGGAAACAAAAGCATAGGCACTACCGGAGACAGCGGAAATCTCACCTTTACCCCCAGCAATGAAGGCAGCTTCACTGTAACTGCGAGCCGGGAAGGTTATGTTTCCGGAACTAAGGATGTGGATGTCCTCGCACAGGGTGTCCTGAAACTTCTGGTTTCAGTCTCTCCCGAAACTGTCCGGGAAGGAGACCAGATTGATATAAAGGTCACGGACTCTGAGGAAAACAAGCCAGTTTCCGGGGCAGATGTCTTTTTCGGCGGACAGATAATTGACGCACAGACAGACGCAAAAGGTATCACATCTTACCTGGTTACTTCTCCGGGTACGTATGTGATAAATGCCACAAAGACCGGTTATGAAGAAGGAGAAACCCAGGTAGAGGTGGCGGAAAAAGTCGCACAGTTCGCTTTCTCAGACCTCACGATACAGCCTGCTTCAGTTGAAGCCGGAACCGCGGTAAATATTAAGGTGAATGCTGTGAACAATGGAGACGTCACAGGAAACTCCACAGTGGAGTTGCTGGTTAATAACGAATCGGTTGATTCCCAGAATATAACCCTTAATCCGGGTGAGAACAAATCAATCGAATTCTCACACACTGAGGGTGAGCCAGGGACGTATACTGTTGAAGTCGGAGGACTGGACAAAAGTTATGAAGTGACAAAAAAATCTCCTTTCTTCAGTGGGATGGCTACACTTGGAATACTCGCCATAGCATTTGTTATCCTGCGGAAGAAAAGAAACTAA